Proteins encoded together in one Actinomycetota bacterium window:
- a CDS encoding VOC family protein, whose product MASRLNPYLTFDGDARQAMEYYKGVFGGELNLNTFGEFGDAGSPGADKIMHAQLETDSGFTLMASDTAPGMQRNPGDSMSISLSGDDAGELRGYWEKLSDGGTVTMPLEKQMWGDEFGMCTDRFGVPWMVNITQQQA is encoded by the coding sequence TTCGACGGCGACGCGCGCCAGGCCATGGAGTACTACAAGGGTGTGTTCGGCGGCGAGCTGAACCTGAACACCTTCGGCGAGTTCGGGGACGCGGGGTCGCCGGGCGCCGACAAGATCATGCACGCCCAGCTGGAGACCGACAGCGGGTTCACCCTCATGGCCTCCGACACCGCGCCCGGGATGCAGCGCAACCCCGGCGACAGCATGTCGATCAGCCTGAGCGGAGACGACGCCGGCGAGCTGCGCGGCTACTGGGAGAAGCTCTCGGACGGCGGCACCGTGACCATGCCCCTGGAGAAGCAGATGTGGGGCGACGAGTTCGGCATGTGCACCGACCGGTTCGGGGTCCCCTGGATGGTCAACATCACCCAGCAGCAGGCGTGA